CGCGGTCGATGCCGTTGTCGTAGCCGAGGAGTTCGTGGTCGAACCAGCGGTGCAGGGTGCGCACCCAGTCACCGCGCCGGAAGTCGAACGGGTCGACGTGACCGGTCTGGCTGAGCCACACCTTGCGGTCGACGCCCTCGTCGGCGAGGGCGTCCCACCACTGGCCGAAGTGCTTCGTGCGGACGTTGAGGTCCTGCATGCCGTGTACGGCGAAGACGCTGGCCCTCACCTTGTCCGCGTCCGGGGTGTAGTCGCGCTCGCTCCACAGCCGGGTCCAGTCGCCGGTGCGGGGTGCCTCGTCGACAAGTCGCTTCTGTACGGCGGCGCAGCGGGCCCTGGCCTCCGGGCTCTCCACGTAGTCCGACAGCCACTCGGGGCCGCTGTCGTAGAGCGGGGCGCCCTTGGCGAAGTAGTAGTCGTACCAGGACGAGATCGCGCCGATCGGCACGATGGTCTTGAGACCTCGCACCCCGGTGGCGGCCACGCCCTGCGCGATGGTCCCGTCGTAGCTCTTGCCGATCATGCCGGTGGCGCCGTTCGTCCAGGACGCCTCGGCGTTCTTGCCACCGGTGCGGGTGGTGTAGCCGCGGGCCCGGCCGTTCAGCCAGTCGACGACGGCCTTGGCGGACTGGATGTCGGAGCGGCCCCCGACGTCCACGCAGCCGTCGGAGCGGTTCGTCCCCGCGAGGTCGACGGCGACGAATCCGTAGCCGCGGGGCACGAAGTAGTTGTCGTAGTAGAGCGGGAACTGGACGGGGTTGCCGTCCGCGTCGTAGGTCTTCTTCTGGCTCTCGTTGCCCCGTCCGCAGCAGGAGTAGTACGGGCTGGCGTCCATGATCACGGGTATCTTCCGCCCCTGCTGGGCGGGTTCGCGGGGCCGGACGACGTCGACGGCGACCCGATCGGTCTTCCCGTCGCCGTCACCGTCGATCCTCGTGTCGACCCAGACGGATTCGCGGATCGCGCTCTCGTACGAGTAGACGGGCTTGCTCTCGCGCGGGGCGCTCGGCGCACCTTGGGCGGCACCCGGGGACACGAGCGTGGCAAGCAGGGCGGCCAGGGCCGCCGTCAGCAGTGATCTCCAGATCAAGCGCGTGCTTCGCGCACGTATCGGCATGGCGCGGAAGGTACACGGGTCAACTCCTGCGCGACAGAGGGCAGTACGCGACGACGACAGGTTCATGGGGCGATTTGGCACATGTCGGCCGAATGGCGATCGTGTGACAGCAGCGACCGTGGACATGACGCGTGGCCAGAGGGCTCAATAAGGTCGAGCCACCTACCGAAGTGCCCCTACGACTTGGAGCTCTTGTGCACCGCAGACTCATCGCCCCTGGCGCGCTCGCGGCCTCTCTGCTGCTGGCGATCCCGGCATCGGCCGCCGACTTCACGCCCGGGGCCCCGGGTATCGGCGATCCCTATTACCCGGCCAGCGGCAACGGCGGCTACGACGTCTCGCACTACGACCTGCGGCTGAAGTACCAGCCGAAGACCGATCTGCTCGAAGGCACGGCGACCCTCAACGCCACCACGACGCAGGACCTCTCCCGCTTCAACCTCGACTTCGGCCTGAAGGTCAGCGAGGTGCGCGTCAACGGCAAGAAGGCCACCTTCAAGAAGTCCGGCGAGCAGGAGCTGGAGATCACTCCGGCGGCCGGACTTCCCAAGGGAACGCCGATCACCGTCGTCGTCCGTTACGCGGGCAAGCCGTCCGAGGTGAAGATCAACGGCTTCACGGCGTGGGCGCGCACGCCGGACGGCGGCGTGGCAGCGCAGGAGCCGGATTCGGCCGCCTGGTGGTTCCCGTCCAACGACCACCCGCTGGACAAGGCGACGTACGACGTCTCGGTCTCCGTGCCCGACGGCTCGCAGGCCATCTCCAACGGCGTGCTGCAGTCGCAGAGTTCGAAGCTCGGCTGGACGCGCTTCAACTGGCGCTCGAACAAGCCGCAGGCCAGCTATCTGACGACGCTCGCCGTCGGCAAGTTCGACATCACGACGGACAAGACCGCGGACGGCCTGCCCGTCCTGAACGCCTACAGCAAGGACCTCGGCGACAACGCGGGGGCCGCGCGGGCGAGCATCGAGCGGTCGGTCGAGGTCACGGAGTGGCTGGAGACCGTCTTCGGCAAGTACCCCTTCAACGCCCTGGGCGGGTACGTCCCGAACGTGACGAGCGGCTTCGCCCTGGAGACGCAGACGCGGCCGTTCTACAGCCCGAGGCAGTTCGCGAACGGCTCCAACGTGTCCGTCGTGGTCCATGAGCTGGCCCACCAGTGGTACGGCGACAGCGTGTCCGTCGACGGCTGGAAGGACATCTGGATCAACGAGGGCTTCGCGCGGTACAGCCAGTGGCTGTGGTCGGAGAAGGAGGGCGAGGGTACGGCGCAGGAGCTGGCGGACTATGTGTACGCGCAGCACCCCGCCGACGACCCGTTCTGGAAGGTCAAGCCGGGTGACCCGGGGCCGGACAACCAGTTCGACATCGCCGTGTACGACCGCGGGGCGCTGGCCCTGCAGGCACTGCGCAACGAGGTCGGTGAGAAGTCCTTCTCGGCGATTCTGAAGGGGTGGCCGAAGGAGCACGCGTACGGGAACGCGAAGGTGGGAGACTTCGTGAAGTACGCGGAGAAGGTTTCCGGTAAGCCGCTCGCCGCGCTGTTCGATGCGTGGCTGTACCAGCCGTCGAAGCCGTCCGCTCCGGCCGCGGCCCGTGCCGGGGTCGCGCGTGCCGCGGGAATCCCGGCTGCGCCGAAGTCGTGGAAGTCGATCGCTGCGACGAACGGTGTGCACGGCCACTGACACTGAACCGCCGCTTCGCGGATACTGAGCCGCCGCTTCGCGACGGATGCTTTCCCGCCCACCCACCCGATCACCCGGCAGCGAGCTGCTGGATAGGGCGGGTGGGCGGGGAGATCAGGCCGTCCGGCGTTTGAGGACGCGGTGCGCCCGGGCCCTGCGCGCCAGTGGCAAGTAGCGGAGCCGTTCCGGTAGGCGGGGGGTCACCGTGCCGATCACCCGGCCGAGGCGGCACAGGCGCCGCTCCTGGGCTTCCGTCCACGGCAGGCCGATCGCCGCCCTCGCGTCCGGCGGCATCAGGCCGATCGTGATGAAGCGGCGGAAGCGGGCCAGGGGCGGCAGGAGCAGCGGCCACAGGGCGCGCAGCGTCACCCGCAGCAGGTAAGGACCGCGGTCCGGGGGCGGGACCGGGCGGTCCGTGGCGACCAGGTCGCGCACCACCTCCGTCAACTCCAACTCGTCGGCGAGGACCTTCGCGTAGTACGGCCAGAACTCCTCGAGAGTCTGCGGCATGTCCCGGTCATGGATACCGAGGATCCGGCCGACCTGGAGCCACTCCGCGTACAGCTGCCGCTCCTGCTCCTCGGTGAAGGGACGGCCCAGGTACTTCTGGGCGTGGTGGTAGACGGGGAACCCCGTGGCGTGCACCCACGCGTAGTACGCGGGCGTCAGCGCGTGGTAGTCGCGGCCGTGCGCGTCCGTGCCCCGGATGTGCTTGTGCAGTTCGCGCAGCCTGCGCCCCTCCTCGGCCGCGCTCTCACCCCCGTACACCCAGGTCTGCAGCGACCGCAGCGAGCGCTCGCCGCGCCCCCAGGGGTCGGTGCGGAAGACGGAGTACGTGTCGACGCCGGCGCCCACCGCGGGGTGCGCGACCTGCATCGTGAGCGCCGCGGGCAGGGCGAGCAGGGCGCGGACGTCGCCCGCGATGTCCCACAGGATCCCGTCGGGCGGAGGCGGGGGCGGTGGCTCCTCGGGAGTCCGGCGGCGGCTTGGCATCACGCGGCTCCCAGACGTCGTCGGGCCCGCCGGCCGGTGCCCGGTTTGTGTGTGTTCCAGTATGCGACGCCCGAGGTCACGGCGATCCGCAGGGGTGGCGGCACCACAGCCATCCCGACCCGGGCCACCAAGACGGGAACGGCACCGGCCGGCGCTTCTCCGCCCTGACTGCCGCCCTGACTGCCGCACTGACTGCCGCTTCGCTGCCCTCGAACAGCGCGGTGGCGCCACCTCGGACATGCGTGATGTCCGACGTGACGCCACCGTAGGCGCTGCCACTGACCGTGGCGGGTTGACCTGCTACTTCGTAAGGCCCGCTGCCTCGCGGTCCACCCTCTTGCGGATGGCGTACCAGCCCACGGCCAGCGCCGCCCCGATGATCGGGATGAGGTAGAGCGTCTTGCGGCCGATCTCGGGGTCCTTCCACATCAGGCCGAGCACTGCCAGCAGGAAGGCGATCGTGACGATCTCCGTGACCGGGCTGCCCGGGAGCCGGAAGCTCGGGCGGGTGATCACGCCTTCCTTGGCGCGGCGTACGAACGCCAGGTGACAGATCATGATGATCACCCAGGTGCTGATGATGCCGAGGGACGCCACGTTCAGGACGATCTCGAAGGCCTGGCTCGGCATGAGGAAGTTCAGGCCCACGCCGAGCACGCACACCGCGGAGGTGAGCAGGATGCCGCCGTAGGGGACCTGGCTCTTGTTCATCCTGGCGGTGAACTTCGGCGCCGAACCGGCCATGGCCATCGAGCGCAGGATGCGGCCCGTGGAGTACAGGCCCGAGTTCAGGGACGACATCGCCGCCGTGAGGACGACCAGGTTCATCACGTCACCGGCCGCGGGGACGCCGATCTTGGAGAGGACCGTCACGAACGGGCTCTGGTCCGCCGAGTACACCGACCCCGGGAGCAGCAGGGCGAGGAGGATGACCGAGCCGACGTAGAAGAGGCCCACGCGCCACATGATGGAGTTCACCGCGCGCGGGACGACCTTCTGCGGCTCGGCGGTCTCGCCCGCCGCGACGCCGACCAGTTCGAGGGACGCGTACGCGAAGACGACACCCTGCATGACGATCACGACCGGCATCAGGCCGTGCGGCAGGAAGCCGCCGTTGTCGGTGATCACGCTCAGGCCGGGCGTCTGGCCGTCGACGTCGTGCTGCGTGACCAGCAGGAATATGCCGATGAGCATGAAGGCGATCAGGGCCGCGACCTTGACGATCGCGAACCAGAACTCCATCTCGCCGAAGTACTTCACCGAGATCAGGTTGATCACTAGGACGACGGCGAGGGCGATCAGCGCGAGCACCCACTGGGGGATGTCGGTGAAGAAGCTCCAGTAGTGCGTGTAGAGCGCGATCGCGGTGATGTCGGCGATGCCGGTGGTCGACCAGTTGAGGAAGTACATCCAGCCGGCGACGTAGGCGCCCTTCTCGCCGAGGAACTCACGCGCGTACGAGACGAACGAACCCGACGACGGCCGGTAGATGACCATCTCGCCGAGGGCGCGCACGACGAAGAAGGCGAAGATGCCGCACACGAGGTACGCGACGGCGAGCGCGGGGCCCGCGGAGTGCAGGCGGCCGCCCGCACCGAGAAAGAGTCCAGTTCCGATCGCGCCACCGATCGCGATCATGTTGACGTGACGGGCCTTGAGGTCCTTGCTGTAACCGGCGTCGCCCGCGTCCGCGGGGGCCTGGGACGCATCTGTGCGGGATGCGTCCGCAGCGGCCGTGTCTACGGCTTCCTTGCTCACGTGGGGGGTCTACTCTCTGGTGCCCGGAAAACTCCGGTGTCCGGATGTGCTCCGGTCCACGACACCCCTGATGTGCGTGGACCGACGCGACACCTTCCCCCAGAGATCGCCGGACATGCGGTGGCGCACGTCACATAGCGGAACTTCTCACATGGTGGGCAGGGGCTGTACACCCGATGATCACCAGATGTAGGGCTCGTGAATCACTGGGGGTACAGCGCGCTGATGGCCTCCGCGTACTTCTCCCGGATGACCCTGCGGCGCAGCTTCAGGGAGGGCGTCAGCTCCCCGGTCTCGGGGCCCCACTCCTCCCCCAGGAGCCGGTAGCGCTTGATCTGCTCCGTGCGGTTGAGGCGCGCGTTGGCCGCCTCGACGGCGCGCGCGACCTCTTCCTGTACGGCCTCGCTCGCCATCAGGTCGCCCGTGATCCCCCGGGAGGCCGCCCATACCGGGGCCATCTCGGCGTCCAGGACGAGCAGCGCGACCAGGTAGGAACGGCCGTCGCCGTGGACGAGGGCCTGGCCTATGAGCGGGTGCTCCTTGAGGGTGTTCTCGACGAGTGCGGGCGAGACGTTCTTGCCCGTCGACGTCACGATCAGTTCCTTCTTGCGGTCGGTGAGCCAGAGGAAGCCGTCCTCGTCGATCCGCCCGACGTCTCCGGTGGCGAACCAGCCGTCCGCGTCGCAGGCCGAATCGACACCGCCGTCGGGCAGCAGATAGCCGTCGAAGACCGTCGCGCCGCGCACCAGGATCTCGCCGTCGTCGGTGGTGCGGATCTCCAGGCCGTCCAGGGGCTTGCCGACCGAGCCGAGCCGGAAGGCGGCCGGGGTGTTGATGGTGACGACGCCGGTCGTCTCCGTGAGTCCCCACGCGTCCATGATCACGATGTCGAAGCCCGCCCAGAAGCGCACGACGTCCAGGGGCATCGAGGCCGCCGCGCTCGCGGTCCACACCAGGCGGTCGAAGCCGGCCAGCGAGAGCAGCGGATCGATGGTCTTCTCCTTGGCCTCCCGGTACGCCGCCTCCAGCGCCGCCGTCGGTTCCTCGCCGCGCTCGACGCAGTCCACACGCGCGCGTGCCGTCTCGTTCGCCGCCTCGATCGCCTCCCGCTGCTCCTGCGGCAGCCCGGCGAGCACGGCCTTCACGGAGGCGGCCAGCTTCTCCCACACGCGCGGGACCCCGAAGAACTGCGCGGGCCGCAGCTCGCGCGCGGTCGCCGCGACGGCGGCCGGATCCGCGCACAGGTACACGTGCGAGACGCGGAACACGGGCAGGTAGATGCCCAGCATGCGCTCCGCGACGTGTGCGAACGGGAGATAGCTGATGTGCTCCACGAAGTCGGGCAGCTCTACGACGGCGTCCAGGGCGACGCCGTTGAGGACGACGTTGCGGTGCGTGATGCGGACGCCCTTGGGGTCGCCGGTGGTGCCCGAGGTGTAGACGACGGTCAGCGGATCCTCGGCCCGGGACTCGCGCCAGGCCTTCTCGAAGGTGTCCGGGTCGAACAGCCGGCTTCCGGTGGCGTGCAGGGAGCCGTACGTGCGGTGCGGGCCCGCGTCGGCCGCCTCGACGACCACCAGGCGCTCGATCGGGGCGTCGGGGTCCGACAGGAGCGGCTCCCAGCGTTCCAGCTCGCGGGCGCCCTCGATGATCGCGAAGCGGGCCCGGCTGTGCCGGGCGATGTGCGCGATCTGCTCGGGGGCCGACGTGCCGTACACGGTGACGGGGACCGCGCCGAGATGCACGAGGGCGAGATCGCTCAGCCAGTGTTCGGGGCGGTTGCCCATCATCATGAGGACGTGTTCGCCGCGCCGTACGCCGAGCGCCGTGTACCCGGCGGCGAGGACGGCGACCTTGCGGCGCGCTTCGCGCCAGGTCAGGGTCGTCCACTCCCCCTCGGGGGTGGCGCGCCAGGAGAGCGCGGGGCGGTCACCATGGTCCTCGGCGTTGCGGAGCAGCAGGGCGGGGAGGGTGATGTCGGCGGGCTCCCCGGGAAGTCGCAGGATCGTGGTCATGACCGCCTCCTGGCGTCATCGACGAAGCAAGTGACTGGGCGGGACGCTTTCACAACAGTGGTGAGACAGCAATACTGTTGCACCGGATCGGTGCACAACTGGGGAGGCGATGCGCTGCCATGACGATGACGACGACGTCGGACACGGAAGAGCCGACGCTCACGGTCGACGAGCTGGCCGCGCGCGCGGGTGTCACCGTCCGCACGATCCGCTTCTACAGCACCAAGGGTCTTCTGCCGCCACCCGTGATCGGCCCGCGCCGGGTCGGTCACTACGGCCAGGAGCACCTGTCGCGGCTCGGGCTCATCGAGGAGCTGCAGCACCAGGGCATGACGCTGGCCGCGATCGAGCGGTACCTGGAACAGCTGCCGCCGGATCTGAGCGCCCACGATCTGGCCATCCACCGTGCGGTGGTGGCCTCCTGGGCCCCCGACTCGGCCGAGGACACCGACCACGCGGAGCTGGAACGCAGGGCGGGCCGTTCGCTGAACGAGGCGGACCTGGACCGGCTCTCGGCGATGGGGGTCGTCGCGCCGACGGAGCACCAAGGGTCGTACCGCGTCGATCCGGGGCTGCTGCGCCTGGGCGTGGAACTGCTCGACGTGCCCATCGCGCACGAGACCATCCTGGCGGCGCGCACGGTCCTGATGGAGCACACCCGCTCGGCCGCGGTCGAGCTCTCCCGGCTCTTCCGCGACGAGGTGTGGGGGCCCTACCGGGACCGGGAGTCGGACCCGGAGCACGTGGCGGCGATGCGCTCCCTGTCGGCCCACATGCAGCCGATGGTGGTGCAGGCCCTGGTGACCGCGTTCCAGCGCTCCCTCAAGGAGGAGCTGCGAGAGTGGCTCAAGGAGACCTGAGCCACTCCCGGTCCGGTTGGTGCACCGTCTGCTACACCGTGGCGTTGGCCGCGGTGGCGGTCGGCGTCTCGCCCTGCGAGGCCTGTCGCAGCCGCTGTGCGTAGACCTCGGCGAGAACGCCCAGGTCCTGCGTGGCGTCCGCGGATCCGGCGTTGTCCCGGAGCCCCAGCGTGGCGACGAACTTGCCCTGGAGGATGACGATCTCCCGGGTGTTCTTCCGCGCCGGGCCGGTGAACCCGAAGGTGACGCTGTCGGCGCCCCGTTCCGGCCCGTCGACGACCTTCAGCTCGTGCTTGTTGTTGCGGACGTAGCTGTCCCAGGCGGCGAAGGCACGCCGGGCGGCCCTGTCGTTGCGGTACACGACGAGGTCGTAACTCGCGCCCTCCGCCTTGTCGTTGCTGCGGTAGCCGACCCGGCCGTTGGCGACGGCGTTCTTGCACTTGCCGCCCGGGTCCTTGCACACGGAGGGCGCCTTGGCGCGGCTGTGCAACTCCGTGCTGACGGTGCGCAGAGCGGCGGGCATCGTGTCGGCGGGCGGCAGGATCGCCTTGGCGTCCTGTGCGCCGCCGAGCGAGCCGGTGCCCGTGCCCTTGGCGCCGGAGCCACCGGTCGTGCCGCCGATGGTGCGGCTGTGCGACGACCCCGAACGCGACTTGTGCTTCTTGTTCTTCTTCTTTCCCCCGCAGCCCGTCAGGGCCAGCGAGAGGACCAGCACTCCGACGCCCACTGCTCGCGTCGTTCCCCCAGTTGTGAACCGCACCGCGGTCATCCTCCGTTTGTCGTGATCATGCTCTACGGGAGGATACGACGCGGGGGCGAAGACCTGCGGTTCCGCCCGCGAGGAGGCGGAACCGCAGGTGAAGAGGGTCAGACGTCGCTGAACTTCTCGCCCTTGTCGGCCTTTTCGACAAGCAGCGCGGGCGGCGTGAACCGCTCCCCGTAGCGGTCGGCCAGCTCACGCGCGCGGGCCACGAAGCCGGGCAGGCCGCCTTCGTAGCCGTTGATGTACTGGAGCACACCGCCCGTCCAGCCGGGGAAGCCGATGCCGAAGATGGAGCCGATGTTGGCGTCCGCGACGGACGTCAGGACGCCCTCCTCCACCAGGCGCACGGTGTCGAGCGACTCGGAGAAGAGCATGCGCTCCTGCATGTCCTTGAACGGGATCTCCGTGCCCGGCTTGGTGAAGTGCTCGCGCAGACCCGGCCACAGGCCCGCGCGCTTGCCGTCCACGTAGTCGTAGAAGCCCGCTCCCCCGCTCCTGCCGGGGCGCTCGAACTCGTCGACCATGCGGTCGATGACGGAGTCCGAGGGGTGCCCGGCCCACGTGCCGCCGGCCTCCTCGACGGCGCGCTTGGTCTCGTTGCGGATCTTGCGCGGCAGGGTGAGGGTCAGCTCGTCCATCAGGGAGAGGACCTTCGCCGGGTAGCCCGCCTGGGCCGCGGCCTGCTCGATGGACGCGGGCTCGATGCCCTCGCCGACCATCGCGACGCCTTCGTTGATGAAGTGCCCGATGACGCGGGAGGTGAAGAAGCCGCGCGAGTCGTTGACGACGATCGGCGTCTTGTTGATCTGGCGTACGAGGTCGAAGGCGCGGGCGAGCGCCTCGTCCCCGGTGCGCTCGCCCTTGATGATCTCGACGAGCGGCATCTTGTCGACGGGCGAGAAGAAGTGCAGACCGATGAAGTCGACGGGCCGCGTGACGCCCTCGGCGAGCTGGGTGATCGGCAGCGTCGAGGTGTTGGAGCAGAGCAGCGCGTCCGGCTCGATGACGTCCTGGATCTCCTGGAACACCTTGTGCTTGAGCGAGGTGTCCTCGAAGACCGCCTCGATCACGGCGTCGCAGCCCGCGAGATCCTGCGGATCGGCGGTCGGCGTGATGCGGGCGAGGAGCGCGTCGGCCTTCTCCTGGGTCGTACGCCCCCGCTGCACCGCCTTGGCACACAGTTTCTCGGAGTAGGCCTTGCCCTTGGCGGCGGCCTCG
This Streptomyces sp. NBC_01283 DNA region includes the following protein-coding sequences:
- a CDS encoding long-chain fatty acid--CoA ligase, encoding MTTILRLPGEPADITLPALLLRNAEDHGDRPALSWRATPEGEWTTLTWREARRKVAVLAAGYTALGVRRGEHVLMMMGNRPEHWLSDLALVHLGAVPVTVYGTSAPEQIAHIARHSRARFAIIEGARELERWEPLLSDPDAPIERLVVVEAADAGPHRTYGSLHATGSRLFDPDTFEKAWRESRAEDPLTVVYTSGTTGDPKGVRITHRNVVLNGVALDAVVELPDFVEHISYLPFAHVAERMLGIYLPVFRVSHVYLCADPAAVAATARELRPAQFFGVPRVWEKLAASVKAVLAGLPQEQREAIEAANETARARVDCVERGEEPTAALEAAYREAKEKTIDPLLSLAGFDRLVWTASAAASMPLDVVRFWAGFDIVIMDAWGLTETTGVVTINTPAAFRLGSVGKPLDGLEIRTTDDGEILVRGATVFDGYLLPDGGVDSACDADGWFATGDVGRIDEDGFLWLTDRKKELIVTSTGKNVSPALVENTLKEHPLIGQALVHGDGRSYLVALLVLDAEMAPVWAASRGITGDLMASEAVQEEVARAVEAANARLNRTEQIKRYRLLGEEWGPETGELTPSLKLRRRVIREKYAEAISALYPQ
- a CDS encoding amino acid permease, producing the protein MSKEAVDTAAADASRTDASQAPADAGDAGYSKDLKARHVNMIAIGGAIGTGLFLGAGGRLHSAGPALAVAYLVCGIFAFFVVRALGEMVIYRPSSGSFVSYAREFLGEKGAYVAGWMYFLNWSTTGIADITAIALYTHYWSFFTDIPQWVLALIALAVVLVINLISVKYFGEMEFWFAIVKVAALIAFMLIGIFLLVTQHDVDGQTPGLSVITDNGGFLPHGLMPVVIVMQGVVFAYASLELVGVAAGETAEPQKVVPRAVNSIMWRVGLFYVGSVILLALLLPGSVYSADQSPFVTVLSKIGVPAAGDVMNLVVLTAAMSSLNSGLYSTGRILRSMAMAGSAPKFTARMNKSQVPYGGILLTSAVCVLGVGLNFLMPSQAFEIVLNVASLGIISTWVIIMICHLAFVRRAKEGVITRPSFRLPGSPVTEIVTIAFLLAVLGLMWKDPEIGRKTLYLIPIIGAALAVGWYAIRKRVDREAAGLTK
- a CDS encoding M1 family metallopeptidase translates to MHRRLIAPGALAASLLLAIPASAADFTPGAPGIGDPYYPASGNGGYDVSHYDLRLKYQPKTDLLEGTATLNATTTQDLSRFNLDFGLKVSEVRVNGKKATFKKSGEQELEITPAAGLPKGTPITVVVRYAGKPSEVKINGFTAWARTPDGGVAAQEPDSAAWWFPSNDHPLDKATYDVSVSVPDGSQAISNGVLQSQSSKLGWTRFNWRSNKPQASYLTTLAVGKFDITTDKTADGLPVLNAYSKDLGDNAGAARASIERSVEVTEWLETVFGKYPFNALGGYVPNVTSGFALETQTRPFYSPRQFANGSNVSVVVHELAHQWYGDSVSVDGWKDIWINEGFARYSQWLWSEKEGEGTAQELADYVYAQHPADDPFWKVKPGDPGPDNQFDIAVYDRGALALQALRNEVGEKSFSAILKGWPKEHAYGNAKVGDFVKYAEKVSGKPLAALFDAWLYQPSKPSAPAAARAGVARAAGIPAAPKSWKSIAATNGVHGH
- a CDS encoding oxygenase MpaB family protein is translated as MPSRRRTPEEPPPPPPPDGILWDIAGDVRALLALPAALTMQVAHPAVGAGVDTYSVFRTDPWGRGERSLRSLQTWVYGGESAAEEGRRLRELHKHIRGTDAHGRDYHALTPAYYAWVHATGFPVYHHAQKYLGRPFTEEQERQLYAEWLQVGRILGIHDRDMPQTLEEFWPYYAKVLADELELTEVVRDLVATDRPVPPPDRGPYLLRVTLRALWPLLLPPLARFRRFITIGLMPPDARAAIGLPWTEAQERRLCRLGRVIGTVTPRLPERLRYLPLARRARAHRVLKRRTA
- a CDS encoding MerR family transcriptional regulator, which translates into the protein MTTTSDTEEPTLTVDELAARAGVTVRTIRFYSTKGLLPPPVIGPRRVGHYGQEHLSRLGLIEELQHQGMTLAAIERYLEQLPPDLSAHDLAIHRAVVASWAPDSAEDTDHAELERRAGRSLNEADLDRLSAMGVVAPTEHQGSYRVDPGLLRLGVELLDVPIAHETILAARTVLMEHTRSAAVELSRLFRDEVWGPYRDRESDPEHVAAMRSLSAHMQPMVVQALVTAFQRSLKEELREWLKET
- a CDS encoding 3-hydroxyacyl-CoA dehydrogenase NAD-binding domain-containing protein, coding for MTESTTIRWEQDDTGVVTLVLDDPNQSANTMNQAFKDSIAAIAERAEAEKDSIRGIIYTSAKKTFFAGGDLKDMMQAGPENAQDAFEAGVAIKSSLRRIETLGKPVVAAINGAALGGGYEIALASHHRVALDAPGSKIGLPEVTLGLLPAGGGVTRTVRLMGIADALLKVLLQGTQYSPKRALENGLVHEVVADRDEMLAKARAFIDANPESAQPWDKPGYRIPGGTPANPKFAANLPAFPANLKKQINGAPYPAPRNILAAAVEGSQVDFETALTIEARYFTELVTGQTAKNMIQAFFFDLQAVNSGANRPKGIEARPVRKAAVLGAGMMGAGIAYSCARAGIEVVLKDVSAEAAAKGKAYSEKLCAKAVQRGRTTQEKADALLARITPTADPQDLAGCDAVIEAVFEDTSLKHKVFQEIQDVIEPDALLCSNTSTLPITQLAEGVTRPVDFIGLHFFSPVDKMPLVEIIKGERTGDEALARAFDLVRQINKTPIVVNDSRGFFTSRVIGHFINEGVAMVGEGIEPASIEQAAAQAGYPAKVLSLMDELTLTLPRKIRNETKRAVEEAGGTWAGHPSDSVIDRMVDEFERPGRSGGAGFYDYVDGKRAGLWPGLREHFTKPGTEIPFKDMQERMLFSESLDTVRLVEEGVLTSVADANIGSIFGIGFPGWTGGVLQYINGYEGGLPGFVARARELADRYGERFTPPALLVEKADKGEKFSDV
- a CDS encoding Xaa-Pro dipeptidyl-peptidase, encoding MPIRARSTRLIWRSLLTAALAALLATLVSPGAAQGAPSAPRESKPVYSYESAIRESVWVDTRIDGDGDGKTDRVAVDVVRPREPAQQGRKIPVIMDASPYYSCCGRGNESQKKTYDADGNPVQFPLYYDNYFVPRGYGFVAVDLAGTNRSDGCVDVGGRSDIQSAKAVVDWLNGRARGYTTRTGGKNAEASWTNGATGMIGKSYDGTIAQGVAATGVRGLKTIVPIGAISSWYDYYFAKGAPLYDSGPEWLSDYVESPEARARCAAVQKRLVDEAPRTGDWTRLWSERDYTPDADKVRASVFAVHGMQDLNVRTKHFGQWWDALADEGVDRKVWLSQTGHVDPFDFRRGDWVRTLHRWFDHELLGYDNGIDREPMADIERAPGQWTTDRVWPPRGTDTVKLRPGKGTAPGVGTLTTRPGTGSETFTDDPKLSETDWAAQIDTSTPSKAGFISRPLGSDLRLSGSSEVTVTATPTTRTAHLSAVLVDLGPATIRDYAGAGEGITTLPERTCWGGSTAGDSSCFKETAPKTADVDYTVFSRGWADLGNWADDHKGRPLTPGKKHTITLDLAASDHVVPKGHRLALIVAGTDKDLIDPPPSSPTLAIDLARTSAKVPLVGGADAFRTSSGSVAPRESRLDGVAPPRPFRPIPGGSTS